The genomic stretch CTGGCCCAACAAGGCCAATGAAACGCAGTGCCTTGACCTGACACTGCGTTCCAGTATGCTTGGTGATCTAGCTCATCATCACAGTCCACGAAAGGTCACCACCGCGCCATGAACATTGCAGCCGAGTCGAGCATCGAGTTTCCCGCCGGTGTCATTGAACCGGAGTACGAACTCTGGGGCGAGGTGGATGTTGATCCCGCAGGCCTCTTTGAGGACATCAATGACGCGGATCGCGCCTACTGGGACCGCGCCCGCGCCTTCGGCCTCCATGAGGTCCGCCCGGTCATCGACGGATACTGGGACAAGGCCGACTACCCACTCGAGCTGGCGAAGCGACTGGGCGAGCTAGATCTGCTGCGCGACGGCCTCACCCTGGAGGGTTACGCCCCCATGAGCGTGCTGGCCGCCGGACTGGTGAACATGGAACTCTCTCGCGCCGACGGATCGGTGGGAACCATCGCCGCCGTACAGGCAGGGTTGGCCCTGCGCTCGATCACCGAGTGCGGCTCCCCCGAACAGATCGCCGAGTGGGGCCCGAAGCTGGCCAACGCCGAGGTGCTCGGAGCCTTTGCGCTGACCGAACCCACCCATGGCTCCGATTCGGTGTCCCTAGAGACCCGCGCGGTGCGGGTTGCCGGCGGGTACCGGATCAGTGGCGAAAAGAAGTGGATCGGCAACGGCTCGGTCGGTGGCATCACCATCGTGTGGGCACGCGATGAGGAGAAGAAGGTCCGCGGCTTCATTGTGCAGCAGGAGTGGGAGGGTTACACCGGCACCACGATCGAGGGCAAGCTCTCACTGCGCGCCATCTGGCAGGCACACATCCGCATGGACAATGTTTTTGTCCCGGATTCTCACGTTTTACCCGAAGCCAATAGCTTCAAGGACACCTCCAAGGTCCTCTTTGCCACCCGCCTGGGTGTCGCCTGGTCCGCGGTCGGTCACGCCACCGCCTGCTATGAGAGCGCCGTGCAATATGCCGCCCAGCGCATCCAGTTCGGCCGCCCGCTGGCGGCCAGCCAGATTGTGCAGGAACGTCTGACGCGTATGCACTCGGAGCTCGCCACCATGCAGCTGAGCGTCATGCAGGCCACCCGCCGCGAAGAAGCCGGAACGCTGACCCCGGTCCAGGCATCGCTGGCAAAGTTCACCTGCACCCGCTTGGCGCGCGGTATCGCCTCGAACGCCCGCGACCTACTCGGCGGCAACGGCATCCTGCTCAAGCACCGCGTGGCGCGGCACATTGCCGATATTGAGGCCATCCACACCTATGAGGGCACCGAGACGGTACAGGCACTGATCATTGGTCGCTCCATCACCGGGATCTCCGCCTTCGCCTAAACCCAAGTAGCCCTACACAGAACCATGGTGCGGTGGCCCGCGAGATGATATCCCGCTGGCCACCGCACCATTTTTGGTTGTGAGACCAACCGTTGGACTCCACCAAATATCTTCGGCAGGAAAAATTGTTCAAAAAATTCTTTTTAACGTGCCAAAAAATATTTTGCTACAAATGTTCCATCGTTTCTTATTTTTCTTACTCAATCAAAATCACTGTTACGGCAACGTTACGATTTCGAATTGAAAATCTACCCATTAAATGAATACGGTTAAGAGGCGGATAAGGTTGCCCCCAAGCCCCGAATCCGCATCGGGAGTGCGGATATCCCCAAGCTAGCCGCCCCCCACCGAAGGAGCATGGCTCCTTCACACCAAAGAGTCCAACCCGCGGGAGGATTCTTAGAACGGGGTCTTCCTGCACTGCGTGCGGGAAGATCCCCGCCTCCGCTTCATGAACTATCCCGATCCACGAGCCACAGCCTTCCGCGCAACACACCGTTCGCTGTTTACATTTGTCCGCAGTGCCATAAGGATTCCTTGCAGTAGTCGTTGGTTCTTGACGGCCGCCAAAGGACGACGTTCCCACCCGCTTACCCATCTGCCTCTTAGCGTTTTGCGTCCGAGGGCAGTCCCCGGGTCCTCGGGCCACGCGCGCTTGGGGTACCGGCCCCGTTTTTCGGCGCGCACCTGCGCATAGGGACCCGACCGAAAGAGGCCAGATCCTCTGTGACAGCTCGCGGGCGTCCGGCCGGGGAAAGTAGACGGATGAGGACCTAGATCCTACCCTTGACCAACGCCCGCGATCTGCTCGCGGGCAACGGCATCCTCCTCAAGCACGGCGTGGCTCGGCACATTGCCGACATTGAGGCCATCCACACCTATGAGGGCACCGAGACGGTACAGGCACTGATCATTGGTCGCTCCATGACCGGGATCTCCGCTTTCGCCTAAACCCCAGTAGCCCTACACAGAACCATGGTGCGGTGGCCCGCGAGATGATATCCCGCTGGCCACCGCACCATCAGTTTTAGCTGGTGGGGGCTAGCTGCTGGAGCCCGGAGCGCCCGGTGCGCCGATGGGCGGTGTTCCGCCGCCCATCCCGCCACCACCGCCCATGCCGCCGGCGGCGGGGGTTGTCGCGGTATCCACACCAACGTCCAGGACCACCGTGTAGCCGGAGCCCGTATCCCCGGTAACGGTGGCCAGCTGGCTGGCACCGCCGTCGTCGCCAAAAATGCCGTCGCTCTCCAGGGATACCTGGGCCAAAGTCCGCACCGAGGCTTCGTAGCCGGCGGTCGCGTAAACGGCCTCCGAAACATCCTTCGGCAACGCCACCTGGGAGGTGGCAATGGCCTTGGTGGCGTCGGTGATCGACGCGGCGTCCGGGTAAACCTCAAAGTGGATATGCGGCCAGCGACCCGTGTAACAAGCCGGGAAGATGCTGGTGAAGCGGACCGTGCCGTTGGCGTCGGCCACCTGCACACCGCGGAGGTAGTTTTCCTCCTCAACAGCGGCGGTATACATCGAGTAGTTTCCCTCTCGGTCGCAGTGCCAGACGTAGACGGCCACCCCGGCAAAGGCCGTCGAGGAATTCGCCATGTCCTTGATGTTCAGTTCGATGGTCATCGGGATTCCCGCGGCGGTCCCGCTGGCGTCCCCGAAGCTGGTCCGAATGTCGCTGCGCACGATGCCGCTTTGTTCCAGGATGTCGGGCCCGTTGGAGCCGTCGCCGGGGTAAGGGCCGGCGGTTTCATCGGGGATTTCCCCGGAGGCCGTGCCGGTGGCCGAGCTGGAGGCGCTCGAGTTACCGGTGGTGGTACATGCCGCCAGAGTGAAGACCAGTGCGCCGGCGCCCAAGGCCTTCAGCGCCGTGCGGCGCCCGAGCAGCATCTGGACGTCAAAGCCCAGCCCCTGGTCCTCGAGGTCTTCATCGGGCCGCGGCAGGGTCCGGCCCCGGTAGCTCGGGTGCCCCGAGGTGGACGAGGCGTTCGAATGCTGGATGGCCATGTGATGGGGTCCTAAGCTCTTGGTTGCGGCCCCCGCGGGGGCACCTGGTGAATTGATAACTACAGTAGATGGCAGGGGTATGCCAGAGCTGTGACCGGACCCAGTGCCGCCTATGCGGATCGGGGGTGGAAGTGCGCTCGAGAATCCGGCGCATCGCGAAGCACGATCCGAGCCAAGGACCGCTCCGCGATCCTTACGGCCACGCGCCGCCGGCCGGACGAGTAGGCTTCGAAGCGGGGTTGTTACCCCGCTCCCCCGGTGAAAGGCACACACATGCGACGACAAACGATCATTATCACCGGGGCGAGTGATGGAATCGGGGCGGAGGCTGCACGTGCGCTCGGCCGCCAAGGCCATGAAGTGGTCGTCGTGGGCAGGAACCAAGAAAGGACCGCTTCCGTCGCCCGGGAAATCAACGCCGATTACTTCCTCGTTGACTTCTCCGATCTTGGCGAGGTCCGCAATTTGGCGGCACTGCTGCTGGAAAAGTATCCACGCATCGACGTCCTGGCCAACAATGCCGGCGGCATCTTCACCCCCGCGCGCCAGGAGACGACCGACGGTTTCGAGATGACATTCCAGGTCAACTACCTTGCCCCGTTTCTCCTCACCCATCTTTTGCTGGACCGACTCGTCGCCTCCCGCGCGACGGTCATCAATACCTCGAGCGTGGCCAACCGGCTTTACGGCAACGTGGATCTTTCCGACCTGAACGCCGAGCGTTATTACGATCCCAAGCGTGCCTACGGAAATGCCAAGCTCGAACAGATCATGTTCACGCGAGAACTGCATCGCCGCTTCGGGCCGCAGGGACTGACCTCAGCGTCTTTCCACCCGGGGATCGTCAGCACCGGCTTTTCCCGCGCCCCCGGCGCATCGATGGAAGGCATCTACGGCAATTGGTTCATCTCCAAGTTCCTCGCAAGCCCGCGGAAGGGCGCCGATACGCTGATTTGGCTCGCGTCGGAGGACCGCGGGAAAACCTGGCCCTCCGGTGAATTCTTCACCCGCCGCAAGGTCGCCCCAACAAACCCGCAGGCCAATGATGCATCGCTCTGCGCAGAACTCTGGAACCAAAGCCAGGAACTCCTGCAGATCGGTTGATCCCCTGCTACCCGCCGCCGGGTTCCAGACATTGTCCTGAATCTATTTCTGGCACTTACCGGGATTCACCACCTGAGTATTGCCCGCAGGGAGGTCTAGTTCTTGGATCCCGACCGGGTACAGGTCGACAGCGATACTAAGGCTGTATGGCTGACTCGCCTGTTCTTTCGGCCACTACCGGTGGCATAAGCGGCGCGGTCAAAGGGCACGACCGTAGAAACATTACGAGATCCCGACCACGCATGAACCAGCCGAGCGAAGCGGCGAATCAGTGGATGCCGCTGGCCCATCACCTGGCCGACGTTCGTCCAGACCGTGCCACGACCATTGGCACGCTTACCGTTCGCTTGCCCAAGGTATACGGTGGTTCAAAACAACTTTCAGGGTGGCCTCCGTGGCACTGGTCATGACGATGATTTTCTCAACGTGACACAACACGAACTCCCTGGACTTGCTTCTCTTCGTAACGCCAACAAGTTCACCGCGTATGTTCGGCACGATATTTTCTTAGAAAAAACGATATTTCGCTATCCCGATATTTTTTCTGGTACAAATACCCATCAGCTTAAGCTTTCTTGTGAACGGAAAATACCGTTACGGGAACGTTATGATGCTGGATTCAAAATACACCCATCGGATCAAATAGGATTAAAAAGCGGACAAGGGCGCCCCCCAGGCACCGAACCTGCGCCGAGAAGGCGACCAGCCCCAAACTGGACGCCTCCCACAGAAGGAGTGTGACTCCTTCGCACCGAAGAGTCCACCCCTGCGGGTGGATTTCTGGTACGGGGTTTTCCCACACGATGTGTGGGGAGGCCCCGTACGAACTTGCTAGCCCATCCGCTTCTTGACATGTCGAGTTGCTGGAGCAGTCCAAGGGTCTTCGGGCCAAGGATGCTTGGGATATCGTCCTCGGTTTTCGGCACGCACCTGCGCGTAGGGACCGGACCAAAAAGAGGCCAGATCGTCGGTGACGGCCAGCGGCCGCCCGGCCGGCGACAGCAGATGGAAGAGGACCGAAACTCGGCCTTTGACCAGTGCAGGTGAAACTGCCAGCCCAAAGCATTCCTGCAATTTCACGGCCACCACGGGAGGTGCCTCGGGCTGGTCAAGAGGAGGGTAGCTGATGCGGATCCTCGAACCACTGGGTACCGTGAGGTGCTCAGGCACCAACTCATCCATGCCCGTGGCTTCGGGCCAGGGCAGTAACCGGCGCAGGGCGTCGGTCAGATTCAAGGATCCGGGAGACTTTCCGCCGGCGAGCGCCTCAAGTTCCGGGGCCAGCCAGTTCTCCGCACCCGCCAGCAACGATTCGTCATCCATTGCCGGCCACGGATCACCAAGGATGCGGTGCACCATGGCCAGGCGGCTACGCAGTAGGGATGCGCTCTCGGAGAAGCTCAGCATCCCCAGACCGTTTTCACGCAGGGCATCAAGCACCGCGGCCCTGCCCTGCGCACGGGTTGGAGCCACCGGTGTGCTGGCTAGTTCGATGGCACCTAGGCGGTGTTCCTTGCGGGCGTTGAGCTTGCCCCGGGCAAAGGTGGTGGTGACTTCGGTTTTTTCAAGGTGCGCGGCGGCCAATAGGGCAACTGACTCATCCAGTGGTGCTGCGGCACGGATTAGCGCCCCGGTACCCGCCGCGTCACGGCCGGCTGCACGGGCCACCTCGGCCACGGCAATCCAAGGGTGGTGAGCCAACGGGCTTCCTGCAGGTAGCCCGGCACGAGTTCCGGAAGCCAAGAGGTACGTGGCGCCAGCTGCGTGTTGCACCCGGCGTGCCACCTGACCGGGGTAGGCAAGCGCTACCACGGTGCCCAATTCCAATCCCGCGACAAGACTGCGATCGCTCGGCGCTACGGAGCCCGCCGCCGGTGCTGCTCGCTTGATCAGGGATTCCAAGCGTGCTGCTTCACGCTTCCAGATAGCGGATTGTGGGTGTCCCCCATTGCGCAAGGCTGAGAGCAATGCACCTAGGTCTGCGCCTTGGGCGCGGTAGTCTCCGGCGAGCAGGGCCACGGCCTGTGCCACGGTGCTATTCCCCAGCAATGGGGCTCCATCTAATAACGCCCGGCCCAAGCGTGGGTCCGCTGGAATACTGGCCAGCCG from Paeniglutamicibacter sp. Y32M11 encodes the following:
- a CDS encoding acyl-CoA dehydrogenase family protein — translated: MNIAAESSIEFPAGVIEPEYELWGEVDVDPAGLFEDINDADRAYWDRARAFGLHEVRPVIDGYWDKADYPLELAKRLGELDLLRDGLTLEGYAPMSVLAAGLVNMELSRADGSVGTIAAVQAGLALRSITECGSPEQIAEWGPKLANAEVLGAFALTEPTHGSDSVSLETRAVRVAGGYRISGEKKWIGNGSVGGITIVWARDEEKKVRGFIVQQEWEGYTGTTIEGKLSLRAIWQAHIRMDNVFVPDSHVLPEANSFKDTSKVLFATRLGVAWSAVGHATACYESAVQYAAQRIQFGRPLAASQIVQERLTRMHSELATMQLSVMQATRREEAGTLTPVQASLAKFTCTRLARGIASNARDLLGGNGILLKHRVARHIADIEAIHTYEGTETVQALIIGRSITGISAFA
- a CDS encoding SDR family NAD(P)-dependent oxidoreductase, with amino-acid sequence MRRQTIIITGASDGIGAEAARALGRQGHEVVVVGRNQERTASVAREINADYFLVDFSDLGEVRNLAALLLEKYPRIDVLANNAGGIFTPARQETTDGFEMTFQVNYLAPFLLTHLLLDRLVASRATVINTSSVANRLYGNVDLSDLNAERYYDPKRAYGNAKLEQIMFTRELHRRFGPQGLTSASFHPGIVSTGFSRAPGASMEGIYGNWFISKFLASPRKGADTLIWLASEDRGKTWPSGEFFTRRKVAPTNPQANDASLCAELWNQSQELLQIG
- a CDS encoding intradiol ring-cleavage dioxygenase codes for the protein MAIQHSNASSTSGHPSYRGRTLPRPDEDLEDQGLGFDVQMLLGRRTALKALGAGALVFTLAACTTTGNSSASSSATGTASGEIPDETAGPYPGDGSNGPDILEQSGIVRSDIRTSFGDASGTAAGIPMTIELNIKDMANSSTAFAGVAVYVWHCDREGNYSMYTAAVEEENYLRGVQVADANGTVRFTSIFPACYTGRWPHIHFEVYPDAASITDATKAIATSQVALPKDVSEAVYATAGYEASVRTLAQVSLESDGIFGDDGGASQLATVTGDTGSGYTVVLDVGVDTATTPAAGGMGGGGGMGGGTPPIGAPGAPGSSS